A single genomic interval of Mobula hypostoma chromosome 7, sMobHyp1.1, whole genome shotgun sequence harbors:
- the LOC134349099 gene encoding sin3 histone deacetylase corepressor complex component SDS3-like has translation MSTKEGSLVGKMSAALLSPIVNYYNDEEELDSIDNEDERSIRGHDSDEDTEDASETDIANKQDEEDYLEVKEQMYQEKLTSLKRQLQQLQKGTLQEYQKRMKKLDQQYKERIQNAELFLHLETEKVERNYIKEKSAAVKEFEDKKIELEEKKKLIENERLTMELTGDSMEVKPVMTRKLRRRPNDPVPITDKSRKPAPAQLNYLLTDEQIMEDLRTLNKLKSPKRPASPSSPEHLPSTPAESPA, from the coding sequence atgtcaacaaaggagggcagcttaGTGGGAaagatgtccgcagctctcctctcacccattgtcaaCTATTACAACgacgaggaggagctagacagcatCGACAATGAGGACGAACGCAGTATCCGTGGCCACGActcggatgaagatacagaggatgcaagtgagacagatattgccaataagcaggatgaagaagactacctggaagtaaaagagcagatgtaccaggagaaattgacgtctctcaaaagacagctacagcagttacagaaaggcactttgcaggagtatcagaaaaggatgaagaaactagatcaacaatacaaggaaagaatacaaaatgcagagctttttctgcatcTGGAGACAGAAAAAGTGGAAAGAAATTACATTAAAGAGAAGAGCgcagcagtgaaagaatttgaagataaaaagattgagttagaagaaaagaaaaagttgattgagaatgagaggctaacaatggaactcacaggagattctatggaggtaaagccagtaatgactaggaaactaaggaggagacctaatgaccctgttccaattacagacaaaagtcgaaaacctgcacctgcacagttaaattacttgttaacagatgaacagataatggaagatctgcgaactctcaataagcttaaatctccgaaaagaccagcatctccttcttctcctgagcatcttcccagcactcctgctgaatcaccagcataa